TGGAATATCAATCTCTGGAAATAGTATACAAAGTTCTCAGCAGTACCAAAGACTATATGCAGTGTGTCAGCACAAGATTGAATTAAAACCAACTCGAAAACCTACGAACACGGCCATAAAATCAATTCAGGTTTTTTCCCCTTGAAATTGAATTGCTCAAGAGCAGAGCTGCTGCAGCTATTTTTTTCTCTATCTATGTATAATTCGATAAGCTTGTTACATCCATCGCATATAGCTTGCAACCCCGTATCACATAACCTTTGGCACCCCATCACGTAAAGCTTCTCCAATTCTTTGCAATTCATACCTATAGCTTCATATCCTTCCAGCTCTACCTCCTCACAGTTAGATAAGAATAGTTCCTTCAATAAAGGGCAACCTCTTGAAATCGTTAGAACTGCTTCTGTATCAATATTAATAATGCTCGCATCTTCGATCTTGGCTGATTCATCAGGTGCTGTCTCGAGATACAGATATTCAAGTTCACCGCCACTAATAATAGCGTTAAGCACCTCTTGGTTATGTTTGTATCCGCCTGCTCCAAGTCGGTTTAAGGTTTGTGAACACCCTAGAAAGCCAATACCTGTTATACTGCTGCAGTATGAAATAAACAGTGAACGCAGTTCTCGACAGTTTTGTAAAAGACAACTTAATCCTGAGTCAGTAATCGAGCAACAGTTGGAGAGGTTAACTGTCTCTAAGGATGAACAACATTTGGCCAGGGCCGCCAAACCATTGTCATTAATATTAGAATAGTGCAAATTAATGCGTGTCAAGCGAGGAAACCATGAAAATACTAAAGCCAATTGCATATCAGAATACACGGAGCAAAAACGCAAGTCCAGAGTTCGAACTTTGGAGCCGAAGGACTGTGACTTTGATGTAACAACCTCTGATATCCCCGGGCACCCTTTTAGAGACAAACGTTGGAGGTTTTGGAATCGAATCAACAGATTACAAATAATTATTGCAGCGCTTTCTGAACTAATTTTTGAATCCGCTGGCTCATAATTTCTGGATTTACACCATAAGGATTCCTGATTGTTGTCCCGAATATGAAGCCATTGATGACAAGTTAACCCAAAAGAATTGCGATCATCTCTAGTTTTTAGGCACTTAAATATAAGATCCAGACAGTCACCAGGGAGGCTTGGAACAGAAGATAAGGACATTCTACTGATTTTACATGGACGGACATGATTATCTTTTACCCCTTGTTCTTGTAATGTTTTTGAAGTAGCACGGATCTTACCAAACCCTTGTTTGCGCTTTCGATTGGGTGATAAACTCATCATCAAGGACCTGGAAAATCCTTGTTTGCGACACCAACAAGGCGAGCTAAAATCACTTCAAAATATACCATAAGCAAAAGATATAAGATACATACAAAAGTCCCATGATAGCCaaaagaagacaaaaaaaaaaaaaaatcttaagtaCTAGAGGAAAAATACCTGTGGATTTAGCGCCGGAAGAGGTTTGACTCGTTCAAATTTTGATTCCGCAGTGCGCGATCAATTTTTTTTCCAGGGGATGGATACAGTTTGCAGAAGTTAGAGGATTCTAAGAAGATTTGTTGAAAGAGTTTTAAACAACTTGTTTGTGTGGAAAAACTTCCGGTGGGTATTTGATATATCTGCTAGGTTAATCTTAGTCTTTATCGACAGCTATTGCTTGCATAATTTGTCAGGCGTGTAATACATAAATTCTAAGAAGTTGTCAGGCCCGACGGAAAAAGCCCCTGATAGACGTCGGCACCTGGGACTAAGAGTAAGAAGCGCGCAGCGATGCATATAATTGCAGATGTGCCGGTTCCAATCAGGAGACGCATACAAACATCATCAAACTCTGTTTTCCCATTTTATGCGGAGGTAGAATTTCGATTAGCTTTCAAGACTAAACTGCTCAACAAACA
This genomic window from Papaver somniferum cultivar HN1 unplaced genomic scaffold, ASM357369v1 unplaced-scaffold_14591, whole genome shotgun sequence contains:
- the LOC113335422 gene encoding F-box/LRR-repeat protein 12-like; translation: MSLSPNRKRKQGFGKIRATSKTLQEQGVKDNHVRPCKISRMSLSSVPSLPGDCLDLIFKCLKTRDDRNSFGLTCHQWLHIRDNNQESLWCKSRNYEPADSKISSESAAIIICNLLIRFQNLQRLSLKGCPGISEVVTSKSQSFGSKVRTLDLRFCSVYSDMQLALVFSWFPRLTRINLHYSNINDNGLAALAKCCSSLETVNLSNCCSITDSGLSCLLQNCRELRSLFISYCSSITGIGFLGCSQTLNRLGAGGYKHNQEVLNAIISGGELEYLYLETAPDESAKIEDASIINIDTEAVLTISRGCPLLKELFLSNCEEVELEGYEAIGMNCKELEKLYVMGCQRLCDTGLQAICDGCNKLIELYIDREKNSCSSSALEQFNFKGKKPELILWPCS